The stretch of DNA taatatcaaaaaggatactaaaatctttttcaagtatataaggagtaaaaaaaACAGGtgaggtagatataggaccgaaagaaaatgatgttggagaaatTGTAAATGGAGATAAGgatatggctgaggaactgaactgactccatgtgtgtatatgcaattatgataagaaatacagaccatAAAACTTAAATGACAAGCTGgctcagaaaaataaatcatcactctggatgaaaacattaaccagtgaaatgtgtatgaccctccatgggagacatcccaatgatctgagcagacgagatggtgacaaggaagcatcgagcacctgactgagagttggagacttcttcccagaaacagaggagttCCTTGCTGAAATACAGGACGAGGTGGGTAACAAAAGTAAAACAAATCGAAACTTcatgaaatacaaacaaacaaagcagtaagtgcagaaaagtccaagagaaaccagacacagtccaacacattctaggatcctgcagcagcttaactcaatctgattacttacgcaggtacaatcaagtggcaaatatctttcaccaaaatcttgctttaaaatacaaactcatgaatgccCTCCATCACCTCATGAAAAcaccataaattcaagcctgatccagttttagagccaAAATCTTGCAAATTATATGatcatcaatacattatttcagataggtcAATCCATCTggttataatattacaggataaacaagcaggaataaCTCCCCCAATAGATAAAACCATTCCTAACACACATGTTCCTCAACCAGTGGAACACCTCACCACAGGTAGTGTTTGTGTCGTCAGTCAGATAACCTAATTACTTTCTCTGTCAATCTGCTTCCAAATGTCATTCGTTGACATGCCCTGTTGCTGAATCCCctctcctcatcatacgttcttaccccGAACATCGTCCAGGGCCCCAAATTCTGCTCTGTGCAGACctccctctggtttctgacccagcTTCATTGAAAATCCAATTGATGACTTCCcactctgctttcagtctttagaggacagtggtgttcgCTAACAACATTTTAGAAGTGGGGAAAGTGACCCATAATGTGGACATGAGTCGTGATTAAGGAGGTTAActcccaatgtcattcttcctcagcccagagattagaggggcaaagaacatctcagacagatgcgcagtcagctcgacttcttcagtctgcaagaaattcaagggaaacatattcacccacagagtgatgaCTATTTGGACCTCAtcccagggagagtgagaggtgaacaacaggggaggatttgaaagatctgttgtggaacagaatcactggcagggttcagccagcctgagttgactctctactgtacactaggtgtgttataaattcactaagtaacAGAGACAGTGCTTAAGATAGAACTGATTCATTTGTCACAGATCTAGTCCCATTAAAAgtgaatatgcagcagaagaaactcctcccatgcccagtgaccagggtgcagaactgggtgtggtgagcagcagcaataattgcagagttcaacaCTTACAATCACTCTCAAAATagcattcagcaatggtgatggacaaatatccagcatgaagcttattgaaactttctcccctgtgtgaatCCGGTAGTGTGTTGtaagtgtaacacactgtaaggtttcactgctaatgtaatgacctctctgtaatgtttcactgctgaggtagtggtttctctgcagcagcaatgtttaggatacaactagagataacagggttttggagtgctGGGCTATCCAATGACataaatgttctttcttgtgagtctgaatGAGAGAATTTCATGGGCTTTTGCTGTGGAGAGATGAGAAGCTACAAATGGGGAGAGTGGgccctttttttttactttactaaccctttagtcaaagtaagaattatgaaTCACATCTTATGTACTGTTCGTTATTTTGGGgtattgatttgtaacaggggacgcgGCACAGCATCCACACACATTTGTCTGAGCtagggggctatcaccccctatattaagctgctagccagagtgagagttacataaggttagatgactgagtgaatacatTCCCACATTAACAGGAGGTTAAcggtctctctccagtgtgaactgactggtgtgtcagtaggcgagatgactgagtgaatcccttcccacagtctgagcaggtgaatggcctctcacctgTGTGAATTCGCTcatgtaccttcaattgagatgattgagtgaatcccttcccacagaatatgcaggtgaacggcctctccccagtgtgaactgactggtgtgcttgtaggccagctaactgtgtgaatcccttcccacagtctgagcaggtgaatggcctctccccagtgtgtactcgctgatgtaccttcaattgagatgaccgagtgaatcccttcccacagtctgagcagttgaatggcctctccccagtgtgaactaaatGGTGTGCTTGTAGAgtagctaactgagtgaatcccttcccacagtctgagcaagtgaacggcctctccccagtgtgaactcgctgatggactttcagttgagatgacgaagtgaatcccttcccacagtccaagcaggtgaatggcctctccccagtgtgaactcgctgatgtaccttcagttgagatgaccgagtgaatcccttcccacagtctgagcaggtgaatggccactctccagtgtgaactgactggtgtgtcagtaggcaagatgatagagtgaatcccttcccacagactgagcaggtgaatggcctctcgccagtgtgaactgaaTGGTGTGCTTGCAGGCtagataactgtgtgaatcccttaccacagtctgagcagttgaacggcctctcgccagtgtgaactgactggtgtgcttgcaggccagataactgtgtgaatcccttcccacagtctgagcaggtgaacggcctctccccagtgtgaactcgctgatgtaccttcagttgagatgacaaagtgaaacccttcccacagtttgagcaggtgaatggcctctctccagagtgaactgactgatgtaccttcagttgagatgaccgaatgaaccccttcccacattctaagcagttgaacggccactctccagtgtgaactgactggtgtgcttgtaggttagctaactgtgtgaatcccttcccacagtctgagcaggtgaatggcctctccccagtgtgaactagctgatgtactttcagtttAGATAATgaattgaatcccttcccacagtctaagcaagagaacggcctctccccagtgtgaactgactggtgtgcttgtaggttagctaactgtgtgaatccctttccacagtctgagcagttgaacggcctctccccagtgtgaactcgctgatgtaccttcagttgagatgacgaagtgaatcccttcccacagtctgagcaggtgaacggcctctccccagtgtgaacagactggtgtgcttgtaggccAGCTaattgtgtgaatcccttcccacagtctgagcaggtgaatggcctctctccagtgtgaattcgctgatgtatcttcagttgggatgagtaggtgaatcccttcccacattccgagcaggtgaacggcctctcctcagtgtgaactcgctggtgatccatgaagtcagatgaccgagtgaatccttccccacaaattcagcagatgaccagcctctgcccagtgtgaactgactggtgtgtccacaggtgggaagacgactgaatcccttctcactcacagaacaggtgaatggccttgtccagtgtgaacttgctgatgtacattCAGTTGAGAAGACCCACTGAATCCATTCTCACAGTCTGAGcaaatgaacggcctctccccgtgtAAAATTTCCGCTTtgccagtcggtcagatgaccaagtgaatccctccccacagcctgagcaggaaggatgatcgagtgaatcccttgctccacttcttaaatatctggacagagacagcaaaattgGCATGTTGTGTTCGAAATTCCCGTAGATAAATTCCTTGTTTTtagcctgtaaaaagatttacaaaatccatcaatgtgtgTGGGGCAACTTTTcatatgagatcacttgagttgtcacGGTGTGATCTGGCAACACACtcttacagtgaagttcaacccaagttggagagagaaatcatcttctaactgggcacagtgctggtacctggaatgaccatcaaactctctgatgctcttcctgtctctttaAGAATGGGGcatctctcccatctccaatctgtgacctggctcagtttgactctcgccATTGGTATtgctccctcttcccactgagCAGCACGGgctcctggccccacagtaactgaaacactctcacacaaataacctgcagtgcattccacgcacccaccactctctgggtaaaaatcttacccctgacatcctctcggTATCTATTTCTAAGTaccataaaactatgccccttcgtgttagccatttcagccctgggaataaacctctgcctatccacatgatcaatgcccctcatcatcctatacacgtaaaaaaggctctaaacataaacaaggacaTTATACATAGCTTTGGGAAATTGTCagaagtatacaagattatgagggtatagatagggtaaatgcaagcagctttttccactgaggttgggtgggatggcaaccagaggtcatgggtgaatttaatgggaacatgtggaaaagctctttactgaaatggtcgtgagagtgtgcaatgacatgtcagcacaagtggtgaatacgAGCTCGGTTTCACCATTTCAAAGAGGTTTTGATGGaagcctggatggtaggtgtatggagggcgatggtctcGGTGCAGTTAGTTGCAatagacagcttaaatgtttttttggcattgactatatgggccaaatggcctgtttctattttGAACGTCTCCATTattctatgacagagaagctggacaaacttgtttggaagggaaaagattggagtgacaacggagcagcaatggctggaatttctgggagcaattcaggagctgagtgatcgaCATATCCCaaggaagtgaaaacattggaaacCAGGAGGACATAACCATAGTTGAATTGAGAagctaaagccaacataaaagccaaagagagggcaaacaaaagagcaaaatctATTGGGAAGcgagaaaccaacagaagacaatgaaaatgttcagatgagctcagggcatggatgatGATTAATGAGTCTTGCTAGCACCcaaaagtctgaggcatttaAAGGAACGAAATATCCGGGGCTTCAATATAGCCAGAAAGCCAGgattccctgcaccagttacgtTTCAACTGTTACATTGTTAGGCACATAAAGTCtctacaccctcaaaatttcacttctgaaggcctcccacttacaaagtactcctttgtcagaaaacagcatgtcccaatccacacttgtcagatcctttctgataccatcaaaattgacctctctccaatttagaatctcaacccatggtccagacctctcttttttcatctttattttgaatttcatggcattatgaacactaatttctgtcaccagccctggtcattgcctaacagcttattgcacacttctacatcaggaATTTTACGTAccaattaagggcacatttgacaaactttaccccatctagtccttttacagtatgggagtcccagtcaatatatggaaagttaaaatcgcttacaatctcaacctttgtttcttggcatggtctgtgaccgctctgcaaatttgttcctctaaatccctcagactgttgggtgcaaccaaacccctataatggccacaatatcataattccctgtcctgacctcatctggctttcctacaatgcttcttgcattgtgctatacacagctcagcacattcatcgcaccatgctcaaccatttgattgctgactctgtctgaggtctgaacaatatctgactggtatcaagaaaacaaactctccctcattatcacaaaaacaaaggagctgattgtggaggacaggaggagtggagacacAGATAAGGGCATCACCCTGGGACTAGTGACCAACCGACAGCTTCCCCAGTTTCCGAATCCCCAGTGGTGGGCACTTAATCTGGACTCCACCGCGTTTGAACCCCTTCCGTCAGCGGCCGACCCTCATGTGATTCTGTGCTATGACACTAGGGGGTGCTCATTGAGGAAAGCCAATATTATGCACCCCTCGAGCGAGAGAAGTTCCCAGTCATGGTgattggacaggattaaggaaaagagGGCAGCACATTACTGGCCGAAGTTCCGGATTTCCTTTGGAGGCAGACAGGACTGGTGGCTCCCCGTACCATCGttagggtttgccctgggttcaagtCAAAGAGCCCAGAGTTCCTTGCCTTCACCCTGaggaaacaagcctccagcaccaagggagactggcaagacttggccgTGGGCCAACTCCGATACTGGAAGGACATTGAGGTGAAGACGGGACATCTGGTAAGACTCTCTTTTAAAATTGACTGAACCCAAGACATTGCACACAATCTCTGCTCAATTTCAGGCAATGAAGTTGACTGCACCAACTGCCCCCGGTCTGGATCaccgtgaaagaaggacagactctcccatcccttCCTCAAAACCCCCTCTAGCCTGAGGTAACGTTCCTTGaggatggaagctcttttgtggatccatCAGGAAAATGATATTCTGACTATACAATAGTGACATACAGTGAAGTAATTGAGaaggcctcttttgaagcagctgtctccgcccagaaggctgagctgtttgctctgactcgtgcctgtatcccagcaacagactaaagtgggaacgtttacacagactcccgttatgcatttggaattgtacatgactacggggctctctgggaacatggggattcctgtcttcctctggccaccccattagtaatgtcacctttgtaaacaacttactcaccgctctacagctacctcgagcTTTGGCTGTTATTTAATGAGCGACCCACACCCACATGTTGACTGAGTCACTAAATGCAATGCTTTAGCGGATGAGACAGCGAAAAGTGTGGCACAATCCTAGTAGTTGTAGTCTCCTCGGGTTCCCATCAGGCAACCCTCTGTGACATAAGCAGAACAGGTTTGCCAGACATGGGAGGTACATACTTTTCATGGGGACATCTCTGAGCAGCAGCGCAAAttgtggtcccagatggggtgctAGAAAGAACCCAACCTAGCTATTTGTATTACTCCAgcgggacaggtttgtgttcctacacagtttttaccaatattggtcGATCATATACATGATTTGACACACCCGGGAAAGGGgggaatggttggtaacctgtacCCTGCACACTGGGTACGAGTTCCTTGCCAGgtgtctacaagttgattttattgaattgcctagagtacattgctatagatactgcttagatattatagatgtgtttagtagatgcattgaagctattccaactaccaaTAATACTACTATGTCTGTTGTGAAGTTATTATTATGGGAAATAATTCCCAAGTAtggcctgccagagatgctgagctctcacaatggcccacactttgtggTGAAAGTATACGAAGGGGTACCAAATgaactagctatcaagcaacaattccacggtgtacaccacccacgggccgctggcagagtggagagagccaatggcactctgaagagtaaactggccagactaacagcggagactggactcacttggttgaaggtcctaCCATTAGCCTGATTCCACATGAGGGTTACCCCACATgggaaaacagggttgtcaccagctgaaatcatttccAGATGGCCCATGAAGACACCCTGGGAACTAAGGCCTTGTGTACCATTGCTCCCAGAAAGTCTACCAGCAAAATTGGATATGCATATCTGAAGGGAAGAGATTGGGAAATATGTATGCCAACTAACCAAAATTTTCCAAGAATTACATTCACAGGTATGACAggcttacaaggaagagaactaccCCACAGAGAGGAGTGACTATCCCACCATAGAACCTGGGAATTTTGTCTTAATCAAGAACTGTGATTgaggaaaactctgacctcagTGGACAGGACCATatcaggtgctactgaccactccCACGGCTGTGAAACCGAAGGGGCAATCTCGATGGATACATTGAACATACTGAAAATGTGTTACAGAAGGAACTGAGGAGAAGGGCTCTCTCGGACTTAAGGAAAATGTATTCGTTGATAGTGGTCTTTGTGTTTTGCCTTATTGCTCAAACAATATCTGTGGGCCCCcatgttaacacctttctgtctctctgtcacacctgTGCCATATAGGCAGAACTAGGGGCCTGCTGCGTTTGTGCTGCAATTTCACAGCATGGTAAAACTATTTTTCCAATGTCAGTAATTCcgctcaaccagagtgaggaactctaAGCCTGGGATTTCTCAAATAACACCCGGGGAAGTGAGGTGAGGAACTGCGGTCCAGTCAGAGATGACAGTGGCTGTcagtgttttgagggatggtatctcaagttcccatcaaatGGAATTTCCTACACTGGGAAACATGAATCCTGGTCTTAGTTGCAGGTGCCCAGCAGCAGAGAGGAATAACAGATTGAGTGCTTTTGGATGATCGCTTTTCTCACCTATGGAGCAGCCAGGAATTCACGAGAGACCATCAATTTACctacagcacttgaggagctggccacaacaCTGCAGGGaccctgacagaaacacaggcccaagtaacagaaatatccaccgaaatgattgcaatctggcaaacagtccAACAAAATTGTAGACTTTAAcccagctgagaaagggggaacctgtgctattattgacacagaatgctgcacctatatcctTGATGAATCTACTAACATTACATCCCTCTCCAAGCACACTGCCAAGGTGATTGATAGCTACTAGATAGAAAGCAGAGCATGATTTACATCGGTTCACTGAAGGATCGAAGTGGTGGTCTTTGAAGGTATGTTCAGTAATACATGGAACAGGATATTGCATTATGACCTAATAGTTGTCCATATCATTGTTATAAATACTGTTGtacactgttttttttttcc from Hypanus sabinus isolate sHypSab1 unplaced genomic scaffold, sHypSab1.hap1 scaffold_333, whole genome shotgun sequence encodes:
- the LOC132388481 gene encoding zinc finger protein 585A-like; the protein is MDHQRVHTEERPFTCSECGKGFTYSSQLKIHQRIHTGERPFTCSDCGKGFTQLAGLQAHQSVHTGERPFTCSDCGKGFTSSSQLKVHQRVHTGERPFNCSDCGKGFTQLANLQAHQSVHTGERPFSCLDCGKGFNSLSKLKVHQLVHTGERPFTCSDCGKGFTQLANLQAHQSVHTGEWPFNCLECGKGFIRSSQLKVHQRVHTGERPFTCSDCGKGFTQLSGLQAHQSVHTGERPFNCSDCGKGFTQLSSLQAHHSVHTGERPFTCSVCGKGFTLSSCLLTHQSVHTGEWPFTCSDCGKGFTRSSQLKVHQRVHTGERPFTCLDCGKGFTSSSQLKVHQRVHTGERPFTCSDCGKGFTQLATLQAHHLVHTGERPFNCSDCGKGFTRSSQLKVHQRVHTGERPFTCSDCGKGFTQLAGLQAHQSVHTGERPFTCIFCGKGFTQSSQLKVHERIHTGERPFTCSDCGKGFTQSSRLLTHQSVHTGERPLTSC